From Pleuronectes platessa chromosome 17, fPlePla1.1, whole genome shotgun sequence, one genomic window encodes:
- the LOC128460595 gene encoding uncharacterized protein LOC128460595, with product MSRLQLPPPQLQLPPPPSQQQQPPPSQQQHTPTPPPSFPATSPYVVHLRPPVVNWVQCVTFLKPRTVGNSSSYLQQALEEVHSEEWGRRTVEYLSDCKLHSRRNALTQYEPAAYGQPPTYRTLPLAQWFERVHVNEILGHLDEMKGVITSTYGRILKLDSTKKITKKLAGDIADSATWMTNVTNECGQLLNCVLTTGEGAGLDELCQRIVKRYKKAGEPEAEVIYVDRDCCSGTGTSPVLSWLRPWKTIVRLDIFHFMRRFTRGLTTEHHPIYGTFCSKLSHCIFEWDQEDIRSLKEAKKSELQKQHAGHAPTEAQVLANISSSELGRHCKRRTRGVEETRRLIDGLLESMWELTDTTGLRLINPESMTNVWETQQKHLTCIQDPPGVALYTKVRSGSKKGDKVLDVFRCGRGSSSVESFHRHQCTFIPGKEKLYIFGMTHTPYMSSFKM from the exons ATGTCACGG ctgcaacttcctcctccacaactACAACTACCTCCCCctccatcacaacaacaacaacctcctcCATCCCAACAGCAACATACTCCTACACCACCACCTTCTTTTCCTGCCACATCTCCTTACGTTGTCCACCTGAGGCCGCCAGTGGTGAATTGGGTGCAATGTGTTACCTTCCTCAAACCAAGAACAGTAGGGAACAGCTCCAGTTACCTGCAGCAAGCCCTAGAGGAAGTTCACAGTGAGGAGTGGGGAAGGCGCACAGTTGAGTACCTGTCGGACTGTAAGCTTCACAGCAGGAGGAATGCGTTGACCCAGTATGAGCCAGCAGCCTATGGGCAGCCACCAACCTATCGCACCCTACCCCTTGCACAGTGGTTTGAGAGGGTCCATGTCAATGAAATCCTGGGTCATCTGGATGAGATGAAGGGTGTCATAACATCGACATACGGCAGGATCCTAAAGCTCGACTCCACAAAAAAG ATCACAAAGAAGCTTGCTGGTGACATTGCAGACTCGGCTACCTGGATGACAAATGTCACCAACGAATGTGGGCAGCTGCTCAACTGTGTGCTCACCACTGGTGAGGGAGCTGGACTGGATGAGTTGTGCCAGAGGATCGTGAAGCGCTACAAGAAGGCTGGCGAGCCAGAAGCAGAAGTAATTTATGTTGACAGAGATTGCTGCAGTGGGACAG GTACCTCCCCGGTTCTTTCATGGCTGCGACCCTGGAAAACCATCGTGAGACTAGACATTTTCCACTTTATGAGGAGATTTACACGTGGACTCACGACGGAACACCACCCTATCTATGGTACTTTCTGCTCAAAGTTGTCCCACTGCATTTTTGAGTGGGACCAGGAAGATATTCGTAGCCTCAAAGAGGCAAAGAAGTCCGAGCTGCAGAAACAGCATGCAGGTCATGCTCCTACAGAGGCTCAAGTTCTGGCCAACATCAGCTCCAGTGAACTGGGCAGACATTGCAAGCGGAGAACTCGGGGGGTTGAGGAAACACGGAGGCTGATCGATGGTTTGCTAGAGTCCATGTGGGAACTGACCGACACCACAGGCTTAAGACTCATCAACCCTGAGAGCATGACGAATGTATGGGAGACTCAACAGAAGCACTTGACATGCATCCAAGATCCTCCTGGAGTTGCATTGTATACCAAAGTCCGCTCTGGTTCAAAAAAGGGAGACAAGGTCCTGGATGTCTTCAGATGTGGCAGGGGGTCCTCTTCTGTGGAAAGTTTTCATCGCCACCAGTGCACATTTATCCCGGGTAAAGAGAAGTTGTATATCTTTGGCATGACTCATACTCCTTACATGTCTTCTTTTAAAATGTAG